One Heyndrickxia oleronia genomic window, GGCCAAAGGTCAAAACTGTCGATCGAACTATCAAACATTAAAAAAAGTAATCAGAAAGGGGATTGCACTTGGATACATTTCCAAAAGCGAATACGATCGTTGGGTTTTTGATGAGGAAGAACCGAATCCCATTAAAGGTTCAGGGAATGTTCTTAAATAGAATAGGTGAGATGCTTGAAAACGGCTTCACTCTTGCAGAGGCAATAGATTTTTTGCAGCATCTTAAGAGTAATTCGAAAATCAACCCTAATGATATACTAGTCGATTTACAAAATGGAATCCCATTATATGAAGTATTAAATCGAAAAAAATTTGATAAAAAGGTTTGTGCACAATTGTTTTTTGCAGACCAGCACGGCAAACTATCATATGCTTTAAAGGAGTCAGGAACCTATTTAGCCAAAAAACATCATGACCAGGTTACGATGATGAAGCTTTTTCAATATCCCTTACTGCTCATTTTTCTCCTCGCATTTGTTCTGCAACTGTTAAAAAATTTTTTACTACCACAATTTGAATTACTTTATTCTTCGATGAATTATCAGCCTACTTTTACCGTTAGTTTTTTAATTTCCTTAATGAAAAATTCTCAATTTTACTTGTTAATGATCCTCATCTTGATTATTTGTGTTAGTTTTTTCATTTATCTTCTATTTCGCAAGAAAAATCCGATTGAAAGAGCAGAATGGATATGTCATATCCCATTTGTTCATTTTTATTACAAATTATATATAAGTCATTTTTTAGCTAGAGAATGGAGCTTTTTGCTACAAGGTGGATTTTCTGTTCACGAAATTCTGGATATGATGTCTACTCAAAATTTTAAACCATTGATACGAGAAATAGCCTTTACTATTCGAAAAGAATTGAAATTTGGTTACTCATTTTCTAATGCTCTTTCTAGATTGAAATTTTTGGATCAACAATTTATAACAATTACTATACATGGCGAGAAAAATGGTCGATTAGATGATGAACTACAGTTTTATAGTCGGTTTTGTGTAAAACAACTTGAGGAGAAGATACAAAAAATATTTCGGCTCTTACAACCAATTATGTTTATCTTTATTGGAATTTTGGTTATTTCTGTGTATTTATCTA contains:
- the comGB gene encoding competence type IV pilus assembly protein ComGB produces the protein MDTFPKANTIVGFLMRKNRIPLKVQGMFLNRIGEMLENGFTLAEAIDFLQHLKSNSKINPNDILVDLQNGIPLYEVLNRKKFDKKVCAQLFFADQHGKLSYALKESGTYLAKKHHDQVTMMKLFQYPLLLIFLLAFVLQLLKNFLLPQFELLYSSMNYQPTFTVSFLISLMKNSQFYLLMILILIICVSFFIYLLFRKKNPIERAEWICHIPFVHFYYKLYISHFLAREWSFLLQGGFSVHEILDMMSTQNFKPLIREIAFTIRKELKFGYSFSNALSRLKFLDQQFITITIHGEKNGRLDDELQFYSRFCVKQLEEKIQKIFRLLQPIMFIFIGILVISVYLSILLPMFEMIDSI